A region from the Riemerella anatipestifer genome encodes:
- a CDS encoding DUF3810 domain-containing protein encodes MHTSDLHKKKRFWAGVLFAQFVLFYILSKITLAVEFFNSLFELKKEIHQYLSSLFPFSIGDILYIVLFVILIYNLVSIFKKKKQLLLKLLVGVNIFYFIYQSFWGMTYFQPPIINLLPKEEPSINEAKTLAIKYLNLCKESRAQVTEDSNGIFKIKNLSIITSEILNQQKQLPLGLNSKTTTDISNFKPSIFSFIMNDTGILGYYNPFSAEAQYTPNLPDTYLPFTLAHESAHQLGYAREQEANFIGYLIGINSDNIDLKYSTQYFTLKSLLNSLVDTEPQFVEKILSEYSDGMKRDRAYEKDFINKHTGLISDFFGLTNHLFLKSNQQEGRITYSYFIELLIKYERLSITN; translated from the coding sequence GTGCACACTAGTGATTTACATAAAAAGAAAAGATTTTGGGCAGGCGTTTTGTTTGCCCAATTTGTTTTATTCTATATTCTATCCAAAATTACTTTAGCCGTTGAATTCTTCAACTCTCTTTTTGAACTAAAAAAAGAAATACATCAATATCTTTCATCTTTGTTTCCGTTTTCTATTGGAGATATATTGTACATCGTTTTATTTGTAATCCTCATTTATAACTTAGTTTCAATATTTAAAAAGAAAAAACAATTATTACTAAAATTATTAGTGGGAGTTAATATATTCTATTTCATATATCAAAGTTTTTGGGGAATGACTTATTTTCAACCACCAATAATAAATCTTTTACCCAAAGAAGAACCTAGTATCAACGAGGCTAAAACTCTCGCTATTAAATACCTCAACTTATGTAAAGAAAGTAGAGCACAAGTCACCGAAGATTCTAACGGTATTTTTAAGATAAAAAATTTAAGTATTATAACCTCTGAAATTCTTAACCAACAGAAGCAACTTCCTTTAGGTTTAAACTCTAAAACAACAACTGACATCTCCAACTTCAAACCTAGTATTTTTTCCTTTATAATGAATGATACAGGTATTTTAGGATATTACAATCCTTTTTCTGCCGAAGCTCAATATACCCCTAATCTTCCTGACACCTATTTGCCATTTACTTTAGCCCACGAAAGTGCTCATCAGCTAGGTTACGCAAGGGAGCAAGAAGCTAATTTCATAGGTTATCTCATAGGAATCAATAGTGATAATATTGACCTAAAATATAGCACTCAATATTTTACTCTCAAAAGTTTACTTAACTCGTTAGTAGATACAGAACCTCAATTCGTTGAAAAAATCCTTAGTGAATATTCTGACGGAATGAAACGAGACCGAGCTTATGAGAAAGATTTTATAAATAAACATACAGGACTCATTTCTGATTTTTTCGGACTAACCAACCATCTATTTCTAAAGTCTAATCAGCAAGAAGGCAGAATTACTTACTCTTATTTCATTGAACTTTTAATCAAGTACGAACGACTTTCTATCACTAATTAA
- a CDS encoding lysophospholipid acyltransferase family protein, protein MVALVYLWRLWFVILNIVLVLILGPWVYLFSFRKGHYKICYFFIRLWALGVFYGMGFRYELIKKTSKSLNPNIQYIVIANHTSVIDVMLMVILLPNHPICFVGKKELVKIPIFGTIYKRVAVMVDRNSPKSRAEVYTRSAERMRSGQNMVIFPEGGVPDDTSIVLDNFKNGAFSLAVEHSMPLAIFTFIGLKEMFPFDNSKGYPGKIKVFLNEIIDNPITYNVEELKVKAHQLIKNTLEENTL, encoded by the coding sequence ATGGTGGCACTGGTTTATCTATGGCGTTTATGGTTTGTGATACTAAACATTGTTCTAGTGCTAATACTAGGACCTTGGGTTTATCTTTTTTCATTTAGAAAGGGGCACTACAAAATTTGTTATTTTTTTATTAGACTTTGGGCGTTAGGCGTATTCTATGGTATGGGCTTTAGATACGAGTTGATTAAAAAAACTTCAAAAAGTCTTAATCCTAACATACAATACATCGTAATTGCCAACCATACTTCTGTGATTGATGTTATGCTGATGGTTATCTTATTACCTAATCACCCTATTTGTTTTGTAGGAAAAAAAGAATTGGTAAAAATCCCCATTTTCGGAACCATTTACAAGAGAGTAGCGGTGATGGTGGACAGAAACAGCCCGAAAAGCAGAGCCGAAGTGTACACAAGGTCTGCCGAAAGAATGAGAAGTGGACAAAATATGGTGATTTTCCCTGAAGGTGGCGTTCCTGATGACACAAGCATTGTTCTAGACAATTTTAAGAACGGAGCCTTCTCCCTAGCGGTGGAACATAGTATGCCACTAGCTATATTTACGTTCATCGGGCTTAAGGAAATGTTCCCTTTTGATAATTCTAAAGGTTATCCTGGTAAAATAAAAGTATTCTTGAATGAGATTATTGATAATCCTATAACCTATAATGTAGAGGAACTTAAAGTAAAGGCACATCAACTTATCAAAAACACACTAGAAGAAAACACTCTGTAA
- a CDS encoding BadF/BadG/BcrA/BcrD ATPase family protein, translating into MIAIVDGGSTKCDWVILNPNGSFKLKTETIGFNPNIIQIDLIPKEIMKNQDLSQLQSSVTQVFFYGSGCGIAENKAVVEQQLKKVFTNAKIVVSEDLTAAAYAAYRGVPAIVCILGTGSNSCYFDGTNVRSDLPSLGFLIGDEGSGSALGKHLLRRFFMKKLPADLHQDFVDTYNLSIEEAIKNMYHNPRANAYLASFNQFIAERKLHPYLQNLVFDEMKNFLDYHVLPYKEAKEAEINFIGSIAYVYEDSLRAAAAELNLRVGTIVQRPIESLVNYHKKYILEI; encoded by the coding sequence ATGATTGCTATCGTAGACGGAGGTTCCACAAAATGTGATTGGGTAATTCTTAACCCCAACGGAAGTTTCAAACTCAAGACAGAAACCATTGGTTTTAATCCTAATATCATTCAGATTGATTTAATTCCGAAAGAAATTATGAAAAATCAGGATTTAAGCCAACTTCAGTCTAGCGTTACCCAAGTATTCTTTTATGGCTCGGGGTGTGGCATTGCAGAGAATAAGGCGGTGGTAGAGCAGCAGCTAAAAAAGGTATTTACCAATGCAAAAATAGTAGTGAGCGAAGACCTTACAGCAGCAGCCTATGCCGCTTATAGAGGCGTACCTGCCATTGTTTGTATTTTGGGTACAGGCTCCAACTCTTGCTATTTTGATGGGACAAATGTGAGAAGCGATTTGCCCTCCTTAGGGTTTTTAATCGGTGATGAGGGGAGTGGCAGTGCTTTAGGGAAGCACCTTTTAAGACGATTTTTTATGAAGAAGCTCCCTGCCGATTTGCATCAGGATTTTGTAGATACCTATAACCTAAGTATAGAAGAGGCGATTAAAAATATGTATCATAACCCTAGAGCTAATGCCTATTTAGCCAGTTTTAATCAGTTCATTGCCGAAAGAAAGCTGCACCCCTATCTACAAAATTTGGTCTTTGACGAAATGAAAAACTTTTTAGACTATCACGTGTTGCCTTACAAGGAAGCCAAAGAGGCCGAAATTAATTTTATAGGCTCCATAGCTTATGTGTACGAAGATTCTTTAAGAGCAGCAGCGGCAGAACTCAATCTTAGGGTAGGGACTATCGTGCAAAGACCCATAGAAAGTTTGGTAAATTATCACAAAAAATACATACTAGAAATTTAA
- a CDS encoding adenine-specific methyltransferase EcoRI family protein, which yields MARNATNKLLQKAKKSKSDEFYTQLCDIESELQHYKSHFQDKVVYCNCDDPRVSNFYKYFASNFKELGLRRLITACYQRQETDLFSATNVKNGFFFEYLGQNKPIEVKSFKGDGDFRSSESIELLKQADIVVTNPPFSLFREFVEQLIKYNKKFLIIGNINAITYKEIFKLIKENKAWLGINLGRGISGFIVPEHYELYGTEARIDDFGNRIVSPNNCLWLTNLDNFKRHEDIKLTKTYFGNENKYPKYDNYDGINVDKTEDIPLDYDGGMGVPITFLHKFNPEQFEIIKFRKGNNGKDLSINGKFPYFRILIRNKKVKNVVRVQRENQPLASVWLSGR from the coding sequence GTGGCAAGAAACGCAACAAATAAATTATTACAAAAAGCAAAAAAATCTAAAAGTGATGAGTTTTATACACAGCTTTGTGATATAGAAAGTGAATTACAACATTATAAAAGCCATTTTCAAGATAAAGTGGTTTATTGTAATTGTGATGACCCAAGAGTAAGTAATTTCTACAAATACTTTGCTTCAAACTTTAAAGAATTAGGACTTAGAAGATTGATAACGGCCTGCTACCAGAGGCAAGAAACAGATTTGTTTAGCGCAACCAATGTGAAGAATGGATTTTTCTTTGAATATTTAGGACAGAATAAACCAATTGAAGTAAAATCATTTAAGGGAGATGGTGACTTTCGTAGCTCTGAAAGTATAGAGTTATTAAAACAGGCTGATATTGTTGTTACTAATCCTCCTTTTTCCCTATTTAGAGAATTTGTGGAGCAATTGATTAAATACAATAAAAAATTTCTAATTATTGGGAATATAAATGCCATCACTTATAAGGAAATTTTTAAGTTAATTAAAGAAAATAAAGCTTGGCTAGGAATAAATCTTGGCAGAGGAATCTCTGGCTTTATTGTACCAGAACACTATGAATTATATGGTACAGAAGCTAGAATAGATGATTTTGGAAATAGAATCGTATCTCCAAATAATTGTTTATGGTTAACCAATTTAGACAATTTTAAAAGACACGAAGATATTAAACTAACAAAAACGTATTTCGGGAATGAAAATAAATATCCAAAATATGATAATTATGATGGTATCAATGTAGATAAAACAGAAGATATTCCTTTGGACTATGATGGGGGGATGGGAGTACCTATAACATTTTTACATAAGTTTAATCCAGAGCAATTCGAAATAATTAAATTTAGAAAAGGTAACAATGGAAAAGATTTATCAATAAATGGTAAATTCCCATATTTTAGGATACTTATTAGAAACAAAAAGGTTAAAAATGTCGTACGAGTACAGAGGGAAAATCAGCCGTTAGCAAGTGTGTGGCTTAGCGGCAGGTAG
- a CDS encoding GtrA family protein, with product MKQHLLKQKQILFFIIAGGLSAIVEIGSFKLLSIIIPQWLPLELDFMGVHYPLSNILSTSSGIITNYFLSIWFVFQRGKHSKKREFAYFMGVSVFSTFLSLIFFQVFFWWVFESYLKLWFFTFSREILSKVSAIALVSILNYSVKKRVVFNG from the coding sequence ATGAAACAGCATCTACTGAAACAAAAACAAATTCTATTCTTTATTATAGCAGGTGGTTTGAGTGCTATAGTAGAGATAGGTTCTTTTAAGTTGCTTAGTATTATTATCCCACAATGGTTGCCCTTAGAACTAGATTTTATGGGCGTGCATTACCCTTTGAGTAATATTTTGTCTACTAGTAGTGGCATTATTACCAACTATTTCTTGAGTATTTGGTTTGTATTTCAGAGGGGCAAACATTCTAAGAAGAGAGAGTTCGCTTACTTTATGGGGGTTTCTGTTTTTTCTACTTTTTTGAGTCTTATATTCTTCCAAGTTTTCTTTTGGTGGGTTTTTGAAAGTTATCTTAAACTATGGTTCTTTACCTTCAGCCGAGAAATACTTAGCAAAGTATCAGCCATCGCTCTGGTATCTATACTCAACTATAGTGTGAAAAAACGAGTGGTATTCAACGGATAA
- a CDS encoding MFS transporter, translated as MEQNTAQTKWSQFISLIIVFFFWGFVAASNDILIPVFKKSFTLSQVQSQLVAWAFYAAYFIGSVIFFIISLFSDILQKFGYKKTLAFGLVISAIGAFLFVPAASNHSFGFFLTALFIVGLGFSVQQIVANPLAIKMGSPETGAHRLTLAGGINSLGTTIGPILLGLALFGTGGNGDTSLNLNDVKLPFIILGIAFILVAVFMLFSKIEDPSKDLTSDEVDNTDKDSSFNIFNYPQLLLGMLAIFIYVGVEVSIISNLPALLHTAEFGNVLEHNIAPFVSLYWGSLMIGRWNGGINVFNTSSSTNLALKFIVPFIAFGIILGANHLSGKDISAFYIYPIWILIFIVMSFLGGKNAGKTLMIFGVAGAVMMILGLFYPDKEIAKYFFISGGLFCSIMWPSIFDLAIAGLGKNTGKASSFLVMMILGGGVIPLIQGWVCDHDLTSPNGILGMTYTHFSYIIPVICFSYLAFYGFITPKILKKKGVILSENSNGAH; from the coding sequence ATGGAACAAAATACAGCACAAACCAAATGGTCTCAATTTATATCCCTAATTATTGTATTCTTCTTTTGGGGATTTGTAGCCGCAAGTAACGATATTCTTATTCCTGTTTTTAAGAAGAGTTTTACTCTTTCTCAGGTGCAGTCTCAACTAGTCGCGTGGGCGTTCTATGCGGCCTATTTCATAGGTTCGGTTATATTTTTCATTATATCGTTGTTTAGTGATATTCTGCAAAAATTTGGTTACAAGAAGACCTTAGCCTTCGGATTGGTAATTTCCGCGATTGGTGCCTTTTTATTTGTACCAGCAGCTAGTAATCATAGTTTTGGGTTCTTTTTAACAGCTTTGTTTATTGTAGGATTAGGATTTTCTGTTCAACAGATTGTTGCCAATCCTCTCGCTATTAAAATGGGAAGCCCCGAAACTGGTGCTCACAGACTAACCTTAGCAGGAGGCATCAACTCTTTGGGAACTACCATCGGTCCTATTTTATTAGGATTAGCTCTTTTCGGAACGGGAGGCAACGGAGATACTAGCCTAAACCTCAACGATGTTAAATTGCCGTTTATCATACTTGGTATTGCTTTTATACTAGTAGCGGTATTTATGCTATTTTCTAAAATAGAAGACCCCTCTAAAGACCTCACTTCAGATGAAGTAGATAATACAGATAAAGATTCCTCCTTCAATATCTTTAATTATCCGCAACTCCTATTAGGAATGCTTGCCATTTTCATTTATGTAGGTGTTGAGGTTTCTATTATTAGTAATTTACCTGCTTTATTACACACTGCAGAATTTGGTAATGTTTTAGAACATAATATTGCTCCTTTTGTATCGCTCTATTGGGGTAGCTTGATGATTGGAAGATGGAATGGAGGCATCAATGTTTTCAACACCTCGTCTTCTACTAATTTAGCTTTAAAATTTATTGTTCCGTTCATAGCATTCGGAATTATTTTAGGTGCTAACCATCTAAGTGGAAAAGATATTTCTGCATTTTACATTTACCCTATTTGGATTTTGATTTTTATCGTTATGAGTTTCCTAGGTGGCAAAAACGCAGGAAAAACACTAATGATTTTTGGCGTAGCTGGTGCAGTAATGATGATTTTAGGTTTATTTTACCCAGACAAAGAAATTGCTAAATATTTCTTTATTTCAGGTGGATTGTTTTGCTCTATTATGTGGCCTTCTATTTTTGACTTGGCAATCGCAGGGCTTGGTAAAAACACAGGTAAAGCCTCTTCGTTCTTAGTAATGATGATTCTAGGAGGTGGTGTTATCCCTTTGATACAAGGGTGGGTTTGCGACCACGACCTCACTTCTCCAAACGGAATTTTAGGAATGACTTATACGCATTTCTCGTACATTATTCCTGTGATATGCTTCAGTTATTTGGCATTTTATGGTTTCATTACTCCTAAAATCCTTAAAAAGAAAGGAGTTATCTTATCTGAGAACTCTAATGGTGCACACTAG
- a CDS encoding EcoRI family type II restriction endonuclease: MAKKNQSTRLTVQHKKSQGVVGIFGEKAKLHDLTLGEISHLVIKQLEEEYPQLTFQYKTSIRKEEINKALRKIDGELGQTLFVPNSSVKPDGGIIEVKDDNGNWRIILVSEAKHQGKDIENIRKGRLVGKANNQDLMAAGNAIERSHKNISEIANFMLLESHFPYVLFLEGSNFLTETVSIERPDGRIVRLEYNSGILNRLDRLTAANYGMPINTNLCVNKFIKHKDKTIMLQATSIYTQGKGEKWDNKEMFDIMLTISKTSLKVLGSDLFNQITKNK, from the coding sequence ATGGCTAAGAAGAACCAATCAACAAGATTGACAGTTCAACATAAAAAGTCTCAAGGAGTAGTTGGTATTTTTGGTGAAAAAGCAAAATTACACGATTTAACACTTGGTGAAATATCGCATCTCGTGATTAAGCAACTTGAAGAAGAATACCCACAGCTAACATTTCAATATAAAACAAGCATACGAAAAGAAGAAATAAACAAGGCGTTAAGAAAAATTGATGGAGAGCTAGGGCAGACCCTCTTTGTTCCAAATTCAAGCGTTAAACCCGATGGAGGAATAATTGAAGTGAAAGATGATAATGGCAATTGGAGGATAATTTTAGTGTCAGAAGCTAAACATCAGGGTAAAGATATAGAAAATATTAGGAAAGGAAGGTTGGTTGGTAAGGCTAATAATCAGGATTTGATGGCGGCAGGAAATGCGATAGAAAGATCGCATAAGAATATATCAGAAATAGCCAATTTTATGCTTTTAGAATCTCATTTTCCTTATGTTTTGTTTTTAGAAGGCTCTAATTTTTTAACAGAAACTGTGTCAATTGAAAGACCAGATGGAAGAATAGTAAGACTTGAATACAATTCAGGGATATTAAACAGATTGGATAGGCTAACTGCTGCAAATTACGGAATGCCTATTAACACCAATTTATGTGTAAATAAATTTATTAAACACAAGGATAAAACAATTATGCTCCAAGCAACATCTATTTATACACAAGGAAAAGGAGAAAAGTGGGATAATAAGGAGATGTTTGATATTATGCTTACAATTTCAAAAACCTCTCTTAAGGTATTAGGGAGCGATTTATTTAATCAAATTACCAAAAATAAATAA
- a CDS encoding outer membrane beta-barrel protein has product MKKQLILLSLVSSFYVMAQEKGGSKEKKIEEVTITKTKKAVEQKADRTIFDFSEQPQLNSGTALDGIKKLPGLVSSDVAGMLYQGKMLEVFMDGRPLNISSNELNAFLEGMPANSIERIEIITQPGAEFPATSGGAILNIITSKTAKNYLTATYSGNYSFTNEEKVRSRTNNSVLLNAKNKWFGWQLNVGQNYRESLLRGNTDNITSVFTDRWGRGSFIKAAMTLDIGQDRLLLNYDLNHNNNDARTNSSGIILGVPYERLDETNSLGDRHEFIATYQKKFDDKNKKLDFKFSFNKNDNKFQQENQIFNGVGRSELTLDNLSDARISTFKVDYSQPINILDEGKISFGGLYEKLDFNTQSGGITNLDYQRQTASSYVELQATLGKFDFIAGTRAEDYDISGEAYNVTTKSNKQLIPFNQFRFFPNASVQYNFGKQVYFALNYNKKITLPSISALNPNNNTFANGNLWTTGNPELQPTIFDNYEAKLSAFDYAFIGYNVSVAKNQLIQMIIRQGDVIVHRQENLSQFRIHNFNVGLPLPFMLFHKPLSEVMKMNFNPDKINFMYLYAGYQKHEIPEVKTKGFWILNLMSQFILPKDIKLVANFGYLTTNGNYYYFVADKPFMNTLDLTLSKKFMHDRLSVSVFANDILNGQRMQVRSLAQTPNVVLFNKWDSRSFGLSINYKIPTKNRLAKETPNLLNKDKKEDTGLIQGL; this is encoded by the coding sequence ATGAAAAAACAATTAATTCTATTGTCTTTAGTGAGTTCATTTTATGTGATGGCACAAGAGAAAGGTGGCTCAAAAGAGAAAAAGATAGAAGAAGTTACCATTACCAAAACCAAAAAGGCAGTAGAACAAAAAGCAGATAGAACAATTTTTGATTTTTCGGAACAGCCTCAACTTAATTCAGGGACAGCTTTAGATGGGATAAAAAAATTACCGGGGCTTGTGTCATCTGATGTGGCAGGTATGCTTTATCAAGGTAAAATGCTAGAGGTCTTTATGGACGGCAGACCGCTGAATATTTCCAGTAACGAACTGAATGCCTTTCTAGAAGGTATGCCAGCTAATTCTATAGAACGAATAGAGATTATCACACAACCAGGGGCAGAATTTCCTGCAACTTCTGGAGGAGCAATCCTTAATATTATCACTTCCAAAACAGCTAAAAACTACCTTACAGCTACTTATTCTGGCAATTACTCTTTTACCAATGAAGAAAAAGTACGCAGCCGAACTAATAACTCCGTTTTACTTAACGCTAAAAATAAATGGTTTGGTTGGCAGCTTAATGTGGGGCAAAATTACAGAGAATCTCTACTTAGAGGGAATACCGATAATATTACCTCTGTATTTACCGACCGATGGGGGCGTGGTTCTTTTATTAAAGCGGCAATGACTCTGGATATTGGTCAAGACAGATTATTGTTAAACTACGACCTTAACCATAATAACAATGATGCTAGAACAAATAGTAGCGGTATTATTTTAGGAGTGCCTTACGAAAGATTAGACGAAACCAATTCATTGGGAGATAGACACGAGTTTATCGCCACTTATCAGAAGAAATTCGATGATAAAAATAAAAAATTAGATTTTAAATTTTCATTCAATAAGAATGATAACAAATTCCAGCAGGAAAATCAAATATTTAACGGCGTTGGAAGAAGTGAATTGACATTAGACAATCTATCAGATGCCAGAATTTCTACTTTTAAGGTAGATTACTCTCAACCGATAAATATTTTAGATGAAGGTAAAATCAGTTTTGGTGGGTTGTACGAGAAGCTAGACTTTAATACTCAGTCTGGAGGTATTACCAATTTAGATTATCAAAGGCAAACCGCCTCGTCTTATGTAGAGTTACAAGCCACTTTAGGGAAATTTGATTTCATAGCAGGAACTCGTGCCGAAGATTACGATATTTCAGGAGAGGCTTACAATGTAACTACAAAGTCTAATAAACAACTAATCCCTTTTAATCAGTTTAGGTTTTTCCCCAATGCAAGCGTACAGTACAACTTTGGTAAGCAGGTTTATTTTGCTTTAAACTATAACAAAAAAATTACGCTGCCTAGCATTTCTGCCCTTAACCCTAACAACAATACCTTTGCTAACGGAAACCTTTGGACGACGGGTAATCCCGAACTCCAACCGACGATTTTTGACAACTATGAGGCTAAACTTTCCGCGTTTGACTATGCCTTTATCGGCTATAATGTAAGCGTGGCTAAAAATCAGCTCATTCAGATGATTATTCGTCAGGGAGATGTGATTGTTCATCGTCAGGAGAATTTATCGCAATTTAGAATCCACAACTTTAATGTAGGGCTTCCGTTGCCGTTTATGCTATTCCATAAACCGTTAAGCGAGGTGATGAAGATGAATTTTAATCCAGATAAAATCAACTTTATGTACCTCTATGCGGGCTACCAAAAACACGAAATTCCAGAAGTGAAAACCAAAGGATTTTGGATTTTGAACCTGATGTCGCAGTTTATACTTCCGAAAGATATCAAGCTAGTAGCTAATTTTGGATACCTTACAACAAACGGAAACTACTACTATTTTGTAGCCGATAAACCGTTTATGAACACGCTAGACCTTACACTTTCCAAGAAGTTTATGCACGACCGTTTGAGTGTTTCGGTATTTGCTAATGATATTTTAAACGGACAAAGAATGCAGGTGCGTTCTCTAGCACAAACGCCCAATGTTGTACTCTTTAATAAGTGGGACAGCCGTAGCTTCGGACTTTCTATAAACTACAAAATCCCAACTAAAAACCGCCTAGCAAAAGAAACCCCGAACCTTTTGAATAAAGATAAAAAAGAAGATACAGGGCTTATCCAAGGTCTTTAG